In Dehalococcoidia bacterium, the following are encoded in one genomic region:
- a CDS encoding DUF885 domain-containing protein, with the protein MSRVYDLAHRYVDEFVALDPLAATRLGIPGHDAEISDLSPAGAAASVAHARKTVAELQETPVEGEADRIARDVMLDRLAVQIDLYGAGEQYMSARTLGSPPAGFRSVFDQMPRATAEDWSNISSRLNKSSQALDGYRETLAEGTAKRRTVAARQVRELARQAEVWSGQKQGQPSFFSTIRADFERSGIGDDALRADIESGVRVADEAYASLRRYLLEEYLPHAVERDGSGRERYQLGVSNFVGAALDLDETYAWAWDELHRLEREMETTAEQIKPGSTVEEARALLDSDPARQVEGVEAYRAWLQEKHDDALDKLDGVHFAIDERIRRIEVMIPPPGGALAAFYTGPSEDFSRPGRTWFPVGTRTTFPKWTDVTTVYHEGVPGHHLQVGATKCLDLSRYQRMLAFVSGHGEGWALYSERLMAELGFLDVPDYYMGMLSMQALRAVRVIVDIGMHLELPIPKNEEFHPGETWSHDLAVEFTIEKTGINRELVASEILRYLGWPAQAISYKVGERRWLAARDEAKRRQGASFDLKRFHTDALGLGPMGLAQLETELARMA; encoded by the coding sequence ATGTCGCGCGTCTATGACCTTGCGCACCGGTACGTCGACGAATTCGTCGCGCTCGATCCGCTGGCGGCGACGCGCCTCGGCATTCCGGGCCATGACGCCGAGATCAGCGACCTTTCGCCCGCCGGCGCCGCAGCTTCCGTGGCGCACGCGCGCAAGACGGTAGCCGAGCTGCAAGAGACGCCGGTCGAGGGCGAAGCCGACCGCATCGCGCGGGACGTCATGCTCGACCGTCTCGCCGTGCAGATCGACCTGTACGGCGCCGGCGAGCAGTACATGTCGGCGCGCACGCTCGGCAGTCCGCCGGCGGGATTCCGCAGCGTCTTCGACCAGATGCCGCGTGCGACGGCGGAAGACTGGTCGAATATCTCTTCGCGCCTGAACAAGTCTTCGCAAGCGCTCGACGGTTATCGAGAGACGCTCGCTGAGGGCACCGCAAAGCGCCGCACCGTCGCCGCGCGGCAGGTGCGCGAACTGGCGCGGCAGGCCGAGGTGTGGAGCGGTCAGAAGCAAGGCCAACCATCGTTCTTCAGCACCATCCGCGCTGACTTCGAACGCAGCGGGATCGGCGACGACGCTCTGCGCGCCGACATCGAGTCAGGTGTGCGCGTAGCGGACGAAGCGTACGCGTCGCTCCGTCGCTATCTGCTCGAAGAATATCTGCCGCACGCCGTCGAGCGCGATGGCTCCGGGCGCGAGCGCTACCAGCTCGGCGTGAGCAACTTCGTCGGCGCCGCGCTTGATCTCGATGAGACGTACGCGTGGGCGTGGGACGAACTGCACCGCCTCGAGCGCGAGATGGAGACGACGGCGGAGCAGATCAAGCCGGGGAGCACCGTCGAAGAGGCGCGGGCGCTGCTCGACAGCGACCCCGCGCGCCAGGTGGAGGGCGTCGAGGCGTACCGGGCGTGGTTGCAGGAGAAGCACGACGACGCGCTCGACAAGCTCGATGGCGTGCACTTCGCGATCGACGAGCGGATCCGGCGCATCGAAGTGATGATCCCGCCGCCCGGGGGCGCGCTCGCGGCGTTCTACACCGGGCCGTCCGAAGATTTTTCGCGGCCCGGCAGGACGTGGTTCCCCGTCGGCACGCGCACGACCTTCCCGAAATGGACCGACGTCACGACCGTCTACCACGAAGGCGTGCCCGGTCATCACCTGCAGGTCGGCGCGACGAAGTGCCTGGACCTTTCGCGGTACCAGCGCATGCTTGCGTTCGTCTCCGGCCACGGTGAGGGCTGGGCGTTGTACTCCGAGCGCCTCATGGCCGAACTGGGATTCCTCGACGTGCCGGACTACTACATGGGCATGCTCAGCATGCAGGCTCTACGCGCCGTCCGCGTCATCGTCGACATCGGCATGCATCTCGAACTGCCGATCCCGAAGAACGAAGAGTTTCACCCGGGTGAGACGTGGAGCCACGACCTTGCCGTCGAGTTCACGATCGAGAAGACGGGCATCAACCGCGAACTCGTCGCGAGCGAGATCCTGCGTTACCTGGGCTGGCCGGCGCAGGCGATCAGCTACAAGGTGGGCGAGCGCCGCTGGCTCGCCGCGCGCGACGAGGCGAAGCGGCGTCAGGGCGCATCGTTCGACCTCAAGCGCTTCCACACCGACGCGCTCGGCCTGGGGCCGATGGGGCTCGCACAGCTCGAGACGGAACTGGCGCGGATGGCTTAG